A genomic segment from Anopheles maculipalpis chromosome X, idAnoMacuDA_375_x, whole genome shotgun sequence encodes:
- the LOC126568484 gene encoding uncharacterized protein LOC126568484, whose product MWKCHKCGKPVFFAERKQSLGYDWHPECLRCEECGKRLNPGQHAEHKGVPYCHVPCYGALFGPQLFGHGTRVESHKSFGQPDQKKQAIQRSQAGPTVPRGHLESKLKCYNQFHNNKSMEIRSREVNGRLVLEGALRIYWGVQGMIHLKEDDDQRTVVTVRKRNSYRQSNPVSRNVASDEEGDEKENVPIGSDQQQARNGAGVMGISTSSLTEPIDSNNDTTTISESISYDTLSLSSELNSNFDSKPASSSESSKEVSPSHAGSKYVTLPPKLDVKQLDWDEIDELLQVERKLDDSEKLYRTMPSPLVSTGAGPGSGGDCSMTSESITDTDYKTLTPNTATGGSAGSGDSGDSDRTATGGPDTSTSVTSTATNATANGDDDFRTPEATLRSHDFEAFKMQISREFINSTAEMGTTDGTLKQNQPIDPARINDSLKLYNDGVMNRSLSDEQCRNAMFSLPASNITGSFHVESGGNEEGEATLRHPANGVYASPNHVRQSSNDSPKKRTHLQRPHPTTDTPSSDMTTNGGVTSPGTDTDSWTADRGLLRSKSQGNHYSGNSLMDSDAEDDSGSGTGTETLKPSDKTTSIHIRMDCYDELESPSSTRAVTLSEDGDMTAVTTTTVTTTTLPSEYSTSISGHPVTDDGVVLRKPPKTGSTAIKRRSGNRRSRTKLKRRCSINGHFYNRETSFFTPPYGSQMNVWVTSLVNTQEVINLLLEKYKVESKAENFALFIVRDNGEQKKLKDDDYPLVTRVILGPHEDIAKLFLMDGQQTQEISSEVAQFLNLSIPECRAILERFHEEEQRELHRIRCK is encoded by the exons CACAAAGGTGTTCCTTACTGCCATGTTCCGTGTTATGGCGCCCTCTTCGGACCACAGCTCTTTGGACACGGCACCCGTGTGGAGTCGCACAAGAGCTTTGGTCAACCAGATCAAAAAAAGCAGGCGATTCAACGGTCGCAAGCCGGTCCGACCGTACCCCGGGGCCATCTCGAGTCCAAGCTAAAGTGCTACAATCAATTCCACAATAATAAAAGTATGGAGATACGAAGCCGGGAAGTAAACGGACGGCTCGTACTGGAGGGTGCATTGCGCATCTACTGGGGTGTGCAGGGTATGATTCATTTGAAGGAGGATGACGACCAGCGAACAGTAGTTACGGTGCGCAAGCGTAACTCTTACCGTCAAAGCAATCCTGTGTCGCGCAACGTTGCGAGTGACGAGGAGGGTGATGAGAAGGAAAATGTTCCGATCGGTTCGGACCAACAGCAGGCGCGCAATGGAGCGGGCGTTATGGGTATCAGTACATCCAGCTTGACGGAACCGATCGACAGCAACAACGACACGACTACCATCTCCGAGAGCATCTCGTACGATACGCTCAGCCTATCGTCGGAGTTAAACTCCAACTTCGACTCAAAGCCGGCCTCATCGAGCGAATCGTCGAAGGAGGTATCACCTAGCCATGCAGGAAGCAAATACGTTACGTTGCCACCGAAGTTGGATGTGAAACAGCTGGACTGGGACGAAATTGACGAGCTGCTGCAGGTGGAACGGAAGCTGGACGATAGCGAGAAGCTGTATCGTACCATGCCGTCACCGTTGGTATCGACCGGGGCTGGCCCTGGGTCCGGCGGTGATTGCAGTATGACTAGCGAAAGCATTACCGACACGGATTATAAGACGCTTACACCGAATACGGCGACTGGCGGTTCGGCAGGTTCTGGCGATTCTGGCGACAGTGACCGTACGGCTACGGGTGGGCCGGATACTTCCACAAGCGTTACCAGTACTGCCACAAATGCGACCGCGAACGGCGATGACGATTTTCGTACGCCGGAAGCAACGTTACGATCGCACGATTTTGAAGCATTCAAGATGCAGATTAGTCGTGAGTTCATCAACAGTACGGCAGAGATGGGCACAACGGACGGTACGCTGAAGCAGAACCAACCAATCGATCCAGCACGTATTAACGATTCGTTGAAGCTGTACAACGACGGGGTCATGAACCGGAGCCTGTCGGATGAGCAGTGCCGGAATGCAATGTTTTCCCTGCCGGCTAGCAATATCACGG GATCGTTTCATGTAGAATCCGGTGGTAAtgaagaaggcgaagcgacgcTTCGTCATCCAGCAAATGGCGTTTATGCATCGCCCAATCATGTTCGACAATCTTCTAACGATAGTCCTAAAAAACGGACACATCTTCAACGACCACACCCGACCACCGACACACCGTCATCTGATATGACGACAAACGGGGGCGTCACTTCACCCGGCACGGATACCGACAGTTGGACAGCTGATCGTGGCCTGTTGCGTTCAAAGTCCCAGGGCAATCATTACTCGGGCAACAGCTTAATGGATAGCGATGCGGAGGACGATAGTGGCAGTGGTACCGGTACAGAAACGCTGAAACCATCCGATAAGACTACATCGATTCACATTCGCATGGATTGCTACGACGAGCTAGAGAGCCCTTCGTCAACACGGGCAGTCACGCTATCGGAGGACGGCGATATGACAGCAGTAACGACAACCACAGTAACCACGACTACGCTACCGTCGGAGTATAGCACCAGTATCAGCGGCCATCCCGTGACGGACGATGGTGTCGTTCTGCGGAAACCACCGAAAACTGGCTCCACCGCAATCAAGCGTCGATCGGGCAATAGGCGGTCCCGCACCAAACTGAAGCGCCGCTGTTCCATCAACGGTCACTTTTACAATCGCGAAACATCCTTCTTTACACCTCCGTACGGTTCGCAGATGAACGTTTGGGTGACGTCGCTTGTCAACACACAGGAA GTGATCAATCTACTGCTGGAAAAATATAAGGTTGAATCAAAGGCGGAAAACTTTGCGCTATTTATCGTGCGCGATAATGGTGAGCAGAAAAAACTAAAGGACGACGACTATCCACTGGTAACTCGTGTCATTCTCGGCCCACACGAGGACATTGCAAAGCTGTTTCTTATGGACGGTCAGCAAACGCAGGAAATAAG CAGCGAAGTTGCACAGTTTCTGAACCTTTCGATTCCGGAATGTCGTGCTATCTTGGAAAGGTTTCACGAGGAAGAGCAACGTGAGCTGCATCGAATACGGTgcaagtaa